The Nicotiana tomentosiformis chromosome 2, ASM39032v3, whole genome shotgun sequence genome includes the window TTAAAGCTTCATACTTATTACAAAGAGATCCAACAATATTCATATGTAATTCGGACGAAATGGAATTTGGAAATGTGGTTTCTGCAATTAGTGCTGACGAAGAGCTTCAACCGGGTCAACTTTATTTTGCTTTGCCTTTGAGCAATCTGAAACGGAGGCTTAAGGCTGAGGAAATGGCTGCATTAGCCGTTAAGGCTAGTTCTGCTTTGAACAATTGTGGTGGTGAAAAATACGGTTGTCGCCGTAAAGGTTCAGATTTATTAGTAGAGAAAAAGGGTAAAGAGGTAAATAATAATGATTCTGCGGTGGCGGAATTGAGAAGAGCGAGGAGTACTGGTGGTAGTGGGAGGAGAGGGAAGTTTACGGCAAGGTTAAGTGCAATACCTGAGTAGTTGAGTTCAATTTTTGGGAAAACTGttcagtttttttatttttttgtgaatAGTAGAATTAGTTGAGATTAATATTCAAATACTGCTCTCTGATGAGTGGGTGGTTCAAAATTCGGCaatctattttttctttttagaatTTATTTCTACATGTCAGCCAATGTAGGGGTTGTATCACAATTTTACCTCCCTATGAGTTTGGTAAGCTATATATATTGAGTGAAATCATAGTAGTATCAACTTATAAGTTCTAACTATAGGTAATCGTCACTTATAAGTAGAATTAATTACCTAAGAAGAAAAGTAGACAAATTGCTGCAACAAGTTAAAATTAATTGATAAAGTAAAAAATTAATCTAAGATGTGTTGAATCCAAATGACAAAAACAAGAGAAAAACATGTTGTTGGTAGTGACAAATCAAGAGGGGCTAAGGTCAGATTCCGTTGTTAATTTGGTTTGTTGAAGATCGATTCTAGACCATAGTCCCTTTTAGTTTTTTTCTATTCCCTCTAAACTAGTTGATAGAA containing:
- the LOC104120024 gene encoding uncharacterized protein, which codes for MGICSSCESTSIATAKLILQDGRLQEFPYPVKASYLLQRDPTIFICNSDEMEFGNVVSAISADEELQPGQLYFALPLSNLKRRLKAEEMAALAVKASSALNNCGGEKYGCRRKGSDLLVEKKGKEVNNNDSAVAELRRARSTGGSGRRGKFTARLSAIPE